One Williamsia phyllosphaerae DNA segment encodes these proteins:
- the yidC gene encoding membrane protein insertase YidC, protein MLNFIYYPVSGIMWVWQWVFSHILPDSPGGSGVAWALSVIFLVFTLRAILYKPFVKQIRTTRQMQEIQPQLQAIRKKYAKDRVKMTEEMQKLQKEHGFNPLLGCLPMLAQIPVFIGLFHVLRSFNRMGTGFGQLGMTSAETRSTGNYFFSADQVQNFLDARLFGVPLSAAISQPKSEWVAFSADGVIDFTRAHIIYLVIPLVIISSIATHMNSRASVARQGAAALENPQTAIMNKLALYVFPLGILVSGAFFPVAILLYWVSNNLWTYGQQHIVFNRIEKEDEAKKAAKQEKLKANAPKPGARPERAKKKTGPDASANGAANGASANGSSNGSANGSTPNLTKGSSPTSDETPAVTAKSNGTGAQNKAKQTATKQTAAKTPRPGQKPSGAGGRTGAAGSNTARRKKRR, encoded by the coding sequence GTGCTCAACTTCATCTACTACCCGGTCTCGGGAATCATGTGGGTCTGGCAATGGGTGTTCAGCCACATCCTCCCCGACTCCCCCGGTGGCAGCGGCGTCGCGTGGGCACTGTCGGTGATCTTCCTCGTCTTCACCCTCCGCGCCATCCTCTACAAGCCGTTCGTGAAGCAGATCCGCACCACGCGGCAGATGCAGGAGATCCAGCCGCAGCTGCAGGCGATCCGTAAGAAGTACGCCAAGGATCGCGTGAAGATGACCGAGGAGATGCAGAAGCTCCAGAAGGAGCACGGGTTCAACCCGCTCCTGGGCTGCCTCCCGATGCTGGCGCAGATCCCGGTGTTCATCGGTCTGTTCCACGTGCTCCGGTCGTTCAACCGGATGGGCACCGGGTTCGGACAGCTCGGCATGACCTCGGCCGAGACCAGGTCCACCGGCAACTATTTCTTCAGCGCCGACCAGGTACAGAACTTCCTCGATGCCCGTCTCTTCGGTGTCCCGCTCTCCGCGGCCATCTCGCAGCCGAAGTCCGAGTGGGTCGCCTTCAGTGCCGACGGTGTCATCGACTTCACCCGGGCGCACATCATCTATCTGGTGATCCCACTGGTGATCATCTCCTCGATCGCGACGCACATGAACTCGCGCGCATCGGTCGCGCGTCAGGGTGCAGCCGCGTTGGAGAACCCGCAGACCGCGATCATGAACAAGCTCGCCCTGTACGTCTTCCCCCTCGGCATCCTCGTGTCCGGTGCGTTCTTCCCCGTGGCGATCCTCCTCTACTGGGTCAGCAACAACCTGTGGACCTACGGTCAGCAGCACATCGTCTTCAACCGCATCGAGAAAGAGGACGAGGCGAAGAAGGCGGCAAAGCAGGAGAAGCTGAAGGCCAACGCCCCCAAACCGGGCGCCCGTCCCGAGCGTGCCAAGAAGAAGACAGGACCCGACGCGTCCGCCAACGGAGCGGCGAACGGTGCATCGGCCAACGGGTCGTCGAACGGGTCGGCCAACGGGTCGACGCCGAACCTGACCAAGGGCTCCTCCCCCACGTCTGATGAGACCCCTGCGGTCACCGCGAAGTCGAACGGTACCGGTGCACAGAACAAGGCCAAGCAGACGGCGACGAAACAGACTGCTGCGAAGACGCCCCGTCCGGGACAGAAGCCATCGGGTGCCGGAGGTCGGACCGGCGCGGCCGGCTCCAACACTGCGCGCCGCAAGAAGCGACGCTGA
- the yidD gene encoding membrane protein insertion efficiency factor YidD, translating into MSVTGFPRRALVFLIELYRTWISPTRLPSCRFEPTCSAYAVEAVSEWGAIRGGGLSVVRLAKCGPWHKPGYDPVPERSGHHGERTGAEATDTTHLRVRRRETTSASDDAVRST; encoded by the coding sequence ATGAGCGTGACCGGTTTCCCGCGACGCGCCCTGGTGTTCCTGATCGAGCTGTATCGCACCTGGATCTCACCGACCCGACTCCCGTCCTGTCGGTTCGAGCCCACCTGCAGTGCCTACGCCGTCGAGGCGGTCAGCGAGTGGGGCGCGATCCGCGGCGGAGGGCTGTCGGTGGTGCGTCTGGCCAAATGCGGCCCCTGGCACAAACCCGGCTACGACCCGGTACCCGAGAGATCAGGGCACCATGGAGAGCGAACCGGCGCTGAGGCCACGGACACCACACACCTACGCGTCCGGCGACGCGAGACAACAAGTGCGTCTGATGACGCAGTGAGGAGTACCTGA
- the trxB gene encoding thioredoxin-disulfide reductase has translation MSDSGTGTIHDVIIVGSGPAGYTAAVYAARAELAPVVFEGTQFGGALMTTTEVENFPGFQSGIQGPALMDEMREQALRFGTDLRMEDVDALRLTGDIKEVEVAGDVYRSHAVILAMGAAARYLDIPGEAELLGRGVSACATCDGFFFKDQDIAVIGGGDSAMEEATFLTKFARSVTLVHRREEFRASKIMLERAKANDKIRFVTNAAVTGVRGEGSVSGIDLLDTVTGETSVLEVTGMFVAIGHDPRSALVAGQVDLDEDGYVQVEGRTTATSIPGVFACGDLVDHRYRQAITAAGTGCSASIDAERWLADRADAAFPVAADAAVGSLA, from the coding sequence ATGAGCGACTCAGGGACCGGCACGATCCACGACGTGATCATCGTCGGATCCGGCCCGGCCGGGTACACCGCGGCGGTCTACGCAGCGCGTGCCGAGTTGGCGCCGGTCGTGTTCGAGGGAACCCAGTTCGGCGGCGCACTGATGACCACCACCGAGGTCGAGAACTTCCCCGGCTTCCAGAGTGGCATCCAGGGCCCGGCCCTGATGGACGAGATGCGCGAGCAGGCACTGCGATTCGGCACCGACCTCCGCATGGAGGACGTCGACGCACTGCGGCTGACCGGTGACATCAAAGAGGTCGAGGTGGCCGGTGACGTCTACCGCAGCCACGCCGTGATCCTCGCGATGGGCGCGGCGGCCCGCTACCTCGACATCCCCGGCGAGGCCGAACTGCTCGGACGCGGCGTCTCGGCGTGCGCGACCTGCGACGGTTTCTTCTTCAAGGACCAGGACATCGCCGTCATCGGCGGTGGCGACTCCGCGATGGAGGAGGCGACCTTCCTCACCAAGTTCGCGCGCTCGGTCACCCTGGTGCACCGCCGCGAGGAGTTCCGCGCGTCGAAGATCATGCTCGAACGGGCCAAGGCGAACGACAAGATCCGTTTCGTCACCAACGCCGCCGTCACCGGTGTGCGCGGTGAGGGCTCGGTCAGCGGCATCGACCTGCTCGACACCGTCACCGGTGAGACCAGCGTTCTCGAGGTCACCGGCATGTTCGTCGCCATCGGTCACGACCCGCGCAGCGCGCTCGTGGCCGGTCAGGTCGATCTCGACGAGGACGGGTACGTGCAGGTCGAGGGCCGGACGACGGCCACATCGATCCCCGGCGTGTTCGCATGCGGCGACCTCGTCGACCACCGTTACCGACAGGCCATCACAGCGGCCGGCACCGGGTGCAGTGCGTCGATCGACGCCGAGCGCTGGTTGGCCGACCGCGCCGACGCCGCCTTCCCCGTCGCGGCCGACGCGGCGGTCGGATCCCTCGCCTGA
- a CDS encoding ParA family protein, translated as MAVAQGAPDSPAGGSEGVVSRETPDAVSRETTAKYFDTPIAAAAERASQVLTPGGAGQLPRPREPRIITVANQKGGVGKTTTSVNIAAALALHGLGVLVIDLDPQGNASTALGIDHRDPDVNSVYELLLGEITLAQAMQRSPAHERLFCVPATLDLAGAEIELVSMVARETRLRNALDLDTIRDNDIDYVIIDCPPSLGLLTVNAMVAAREVLIPIQCEYYALEGVGQLLSNIELVQAHLNKHLWVSTVLLTMYDGRTKLADQVADEVRRHFGDKVLTTVIPRSVKVSEAPGFGMTIIEYDPGSRGAMSYLDAGRELGMRAERAGQEGQNR; from the coding sequence ATGGCTGTGGCGCAGGGTGCACCGGACAGTCCCGCGGGGGGCTCGGAGGGCGTGGTTTCACGTGAAACCCCCGACGCCGTTTCACGTGAAACAACGGCGAAGTATTTCGACACCCCGATTGCTGCGGCGGCCGAGCGGGCCAGCCAGGTGCTGACTCCCGGTGGCGCCGGGCAACTCCCCCGCCCCCGCGAGCCACGCATCATCACGGTCGCGAACCAGAAGGGTGGGGTCGGCAAGACCACCACATCGGTCAACATCGCCGCCGCCCTCGCTCTGCACGGGCTCGGCGTCCTCGTCATCGATCTGGACCCCCAGGGAAATGCGAGCACGGCGCTGGGCATCGATCATCGCGACCCCGACGTCAATTCGGTGTACGAGTTGCTGCTCGGCGAGATCACACTGGCGCAGGCCATGCAGCGCAGTCCCGCGCACGAGCGTCTGTTCTGTGTTCCCGCGACGTTGGATCTCGCCGGTGCCGAGATCGAACTCGTGTCGATGGTGGCGCGTGAGACCCGGCTGCGGAACGCGTTGGATCTCGACACCATCCGAGACAACGACATCGACTACGTGATCATCGACTGCCCACCCTCGCTGGGTCTGCTGACGGTCAATGCGATGGTGGCCGCCCGGGAGGTGCTGATCCCCATTCAGTGCGAGTACTACGCACTCGAAGGTGTCGGCCAGTTGCTGTCCAACATCGAATTGGTGCAGGCACACCTCAACAAGCACCTCTGGGTGTCCACGGTTCTGCTGACCATGTACGACGGGCGCACCAAGCTCGCCGATCAGGTGGCCGACGAGGTGCGACGCCACTTCGGCGACAAGGTGTTGACGACGGTGATCCCCCGCAGCGTCAAGGTGTCCGAGGCGCCGGGATTCGGCATGACGATCATCGAATACGACCCGGGTTCACGTGGAGCCATGAGCTATCTCGACGCCGGTCGCGAACTCGGCATGCGTGCCGAGCGTGCCGGACAGGAAGGGCAGAACCGATGA
- the rnpA gene encoding ribonuclease P protein component — MLARHQRISRGSEFTRTLRHGVRVRRTDLMTYVLITPTDWPDDRHVRLDVVEFGGPRVGLIVSKAVGDAVTRHAVARRLRAAAAAALDGVDTASTVVIRALPSSARVSSDVLAQQLFSALGKSGLRATVAS, encoded by the coding sequence GTGCTCGCACGTCACCAGCGGATCAGCCGAGGATCCGAGTTCACCCGCACCCTGCGCCACGGTGTGCGGGTGCGTCGCACTGATCTGATGACCTACGTACTGATCACCCCGACCGACTGGCCGGACGATCGCCACGTGCGGCTCGACGTCGTCGAGTTCGGTGGTCCCCGGGTGGGTCTGATCGTCAGCAAGGCCGTGGGTGACGCGGTGACACGTCATGCGGTTGCCCGCCGTCTGCGCGCGGCCGCGGCCGCCGCCCTCGACGGTGTCGACACCGCGTCGACCGTGGTCATCCGTGCATTGCCGTCATCCGCACGTGTGTCGAGTGATGTTCTCGCACAACAGCTTTTCTCAGCTCTTGGCAAATCGGGGCTGCGCGCGACGGTGGCGTCATGA
- the rpmH gene encoding 50S ribosomal protein L34, with the protein MAKGKRTYQPNVRRRARVHGFRLRMRTRAGRAIVNTRRRKGRSSLTA; encoded by the coding sequence GTGGCCAAGGGAAAGCGGACCTACCAGCCCAACGTTCGTCGTCGTGCACGCGTGCACGGTTTCCGTCTCCGGATGCGTACGCGCGCCGGCCGGGCGATCGTCAACACCCGGCGCCGCAAGGGCCGCTCGAGCCTGACTGCCTGA
- the dnaA gene encoding chromosomal replication initiator protein DnaA, protein MGSDRDTFGEIWQRVIVDLGADTGTDDTLTRQQKAWLSLVQPLTLAEGFALLAVPTAFVQEQIERTLREPIRTSLSRHLGMEVDLGVRIAPTPDVPVGVPTAPPAIDVAASLDTLPDTFADRRDSSEYHSENGRIDTGGPHGSPDHRRVDGEWSTYFNASTPGEPSSLNPKYTFDTFVIGASNRFAHAAAVAISEAPARAYNPLFIWGESGLGKTHLLHAAGHYAQRLFPGMRVKYVSTEEFTNDFINSLRDDRRVAFKRRYRDVDVLLVDDIQFLEGKEGIQEEFFHTFNTLHNANKQIVVSSDRPPKQLATLEDRLRTRFEWGLITDVQPPELETRIAILRKKAQMDNLQVPAEVLELIASKIERNIRELEGALIRVTAFASLNNAELNLALAEIVLQALLPDSGSVEINAPAILAITAEYFEISVDELRGPGKTRSIAQARQISMYLCRELTDLSLPKIGETFDRDHTTVMYADKKIRKEMAERRKVYDHVQELTARIKQRARR, encoded by the coding sequence ATGGGGTCCGATCGCGACACGTTCGGTGAGATCTGGCAGCGGGTCATCGTCGACCTCGGAGCCGACACCGGGACCGACGACACTCTGACACGTCAGCAAAAGGCCTGGTTGTCGCTGGTCCAGCCACTGACGCTGGCCGAGGGCTTCGCGTTGCTGGCGGTGCCGACCGCATTCGTCCAGGAGCAGATCGAGCGCACACTGCGTGAACCGATCCGCACGTCGCTCAGTCGTCATCTCGGCATGGAGGTCGACCTCGGGGTACGGATCGCCCCCACCCCCGATGTACCCGTCGGTGTCCCCACCGCACCACCCGCCATCGACGTCGCGGCGTCGCTGGACACCCTTCCCGACACGTTCGCCGACCGCCGTGACAGCTCGGAGTACCACTCCGAGAACGGCCGCATCGACACCGGCGGACCACACGGATCTCCCGACCATCGCCGGGTCGACGGCGAGTGGTCGACCTACTTCAATGCGTCCACCCCGGGCGAGCCCAGCAGCCTGAACCCGAAGTACACCTTCGACACCTTCGTCATCGGGGCGTCGAACCGGTTTGCGCACGCGGCTGCGGTCGCCATCTCCGAGGCGCCGGCGCGGGCATACAACCCCCTGTTCATCTGGGGTGAGTCCGGACTCGGCAAGACCCACCTGTTGCATGCGGCCGGTCACTACGCACAGCGGCTGTTCCCCGGGATGCGCGTCAAGTACGTCTCCACCGAGGAGTTCACCAACGACTTCATCAACTCCCTCCGTGACGATCGTCGTGTGGCGTTCAAGCGTCGCTACCGCGACGTCGACGTGCTCCTGGTCGACGACATCCAGTTCCTCGAGGGCAAGGAGGGCATCCAGGAGGAGTTCTTCCACACCTTCAACACCCTCCACAACGCCAACAAGCAGATCGTGGTCTCGTCGGACCGTCCGCCCAAGCAGTTGGCGACGCTCGAGGACCGGCTCCGGACCCGGTTCGAGTGGGGCCTCATCACCGATGTCCAGCCTCCTGAGCTGGAGACCCGCATCGCCATCCTTCGCAAGAAGGCGCAGATGGACAATCTGCAGGTACCCGCCGAGGTCCTCGAGCTCATCGCGTCGAAGATCGAACGCAACATCCGTGAACTCGAGGGCGCCCTCATCCGGGTCACCGCGTTCGCATCGCTGAACAACGCCGAACTGAACCTCGCGCTGGCGGAGATCGTCCTGCAGGCGCTACTGCCCGATTCCGGCAGTGTCGAGATCAACGCACCGGCCATCCTGGCGATCACCGCCGAGTACTTCGAGATCAGCGTCGACGAACTGCGTGGGCCCGGTAAGACGCGGTCGATCGCCCAGGCCCGTCAGATCTCCATGTACCTGTGCCGCGAACTCACCGATCTGTCACTGCCGAAGATCGGCGAGACGTTCGACCGCGACCACACCACCGTGATGTACGCCGACAAGAAGATCCGCAAGGAGATGGCCGAGCGCCGCAAGGTCTACGACCACGTCCAGGAACTCACCGCGCGCATCAAGCAGCGCGCCCGTCGCTGA
- a CDS encoding N-acetylmuramoyl-L-alanine amidase, translated as MPLYRLGDRGSAVAEIRAILAAQGLLEDAGTSVSEAPSGNGWTAPETQFDLATDHAVRAFQQNRGLIVDGIVGPATYRVLREASYSLGARILAYRLSAPMHGDDVATLQSRLGILGYYTGLVDGQFGAVTHNALCSYQSEYGMTPDGICGPGTLRSLQHLGTRVTGGSAHAIREEEGLRSSGPRLTGKRIVIDPGFGVPDDVVDPATADLETRILWDLARLVEGRMAAAGMETFPSRSAADNPDDADRARVANSYGADLVIALRCARYKNANANGTASFYFGNAHGSASTIGRSLSGFIQREIVARTGLKDCRTHERTWDILRLTQMPVAQIDVGYITNPGDAAALADPQTRDVIADAILVAVKRLYLLGENDQPTGTYTFADLLASEQIAR; from the coding sequence ATGCCGTTGTACCGCCTGGGCGACCGAGGTTCGGCCGTCGCCGAGATCCGCGCCATCCTCGCAGCTCAAGGGCTTCTCGAGGACGCCGGCACATCGGTGTCGGAGGCCCCCTCCGGCAACGGATGGACCGCCCCGGAGACCCAGTTCGACCTGGCCACCGATCATGCCGTGCGCGCCTTCCAGCAGAACCGCGGTCTGATCGTCGACGGCATCGTCGGACCGGCCACCTACCGCGTCCTGCGTGAGGCGTCCTACAGCCTCGGCGCCCGCATCCTCGCCTACCGGTTGTCGGCACCCATGCACGGCGACGACGTCGCCACCCTGCAGTCACGCCTCGGCATCCTCGGCTACTACACCGGCCTCGTCGACGGCCAGTTCGGCGCTGTCACGCACAACGCCCTCTGCTCCTACCAGAGCGAGTACGGCATGACCCCCGACGGCATCTGCGGCCCCGGCACATTGCGTTCGCTGCAACATCTGGGCACCCGCGTCACCGGCGGATCCGCCCACGCCATCCGTGAGGAGGAGGGGCTGCGCAGCTCGGGCCCTCGACTCACCGGCAAGCGCATCGTCATCGATCCCGGTTTCGGTGTCCCCGACGACGTCGTCGACCCGGCGACCGCCGACCTCGAGACCCGCATCCTCTGGGATCTCGCACGGCTGGTCGAGGGCCGGATGGCCGCGGCGGGCATGGAGACGTTCCCGTCCCGCTCAGCCGCCGACAACCCCGACGACGCCGACCGTGCGCGGGTCGCCAACAGCTACGGCGCCGACCTCGTCATCGCATTGCGCTGCGCCCGCTACAAGAACGCCAACGCCAACGGGACCGCAAGCTTCTACTTCGGCAACGCCCACGGATCCGCCTCGACCATCGGTCGGTCACTGTCCGGGTTCATCCAGCGCGAGATCGTCGCCCGCACCGGCCTCAAGGACTGCCGCACCCACGAGCGGACCTGGGACATCCTGCGTCTCACCCAGATGCCGGTCGCCCAGATCGATGTCGGGTACATCACCAACCCCGGCGACGCCGCCGCATTGGCCGACCCGCAGACCCGCGACGTCATCGCCGACGCGATCCTGGTCGCCGTGAAGCGCCTGTACCTGCTCGGCGAGAACGACCAGCCGACCGGCACCTACACTTTCGCCGACCTGCTCGCCTCCGAGCAGATCGCCCGCTGA
- the rsmG gene encoding 16S rRNA (guanine(527)-N(7))-methyltransferase RsmG has translation MFHVKPDEEIGLPDVAAAVDAVFGDRVSAALQYREILADAGVERGLIGPREVDRLWVRHILNCAVMGEPIPQGATVADIGSGAGLPGIPLALARPDLSVTLIEPLLRRYTFLVEVIDELSLPVRVIRGRAEEKVVRAEVGLSDVVTSRAVAPLDRLARWSLPLIRPDGELIAIKGSSAADEIATHKAEVGKLGLTDLRVESCGTDTLAVPTTIIRGRLRSPSSRRR, from the coding sequence ATGTTTCACGTGAAACCTGATGAAGAGATCGGCCTTCCAGATGTTGCCGCGGCCGTCGACGCGGTGTTCGGCGACCGTGTTTCGGCTGCACTGCAGTACCGCGAGATCCTGGCCGACGCCGGCGTCGAGCGGGGCCTGATCGGCCCCCGCGAAGTCGATAGATTGTGGGTGCGGCACATTTTGAATTGCGCCGTCATGGGCGAGCCGATTCCTCAGGGCGCGACCGTGGCCGACATCGGCAGCGGTGCGGGACTGCCCGGCATCCCCCTCGCGCTCGCCCGTCCAGATCTGTCCGTCACTCTCATCGAGCCGCTTCTTCGGCGCTATACGTTCCTCGTCGAGGTCATCGACGAGCTGTCGCTCCCGGTGCGCGTCATCCGTGGACGGGCGGAAGAGAAGGTGGTCCGCGCCGAGGTGGGTCTGTCGGACGTCGTGACGTCGAGGGCCGTCGCGCCCCTCGACCGCCTGGCTCGATGGTCGCTTCCCCTCATTCGCCCCGACGGTGAGCTCATCGCCATCAAGGGGTCTTCCGCCGCCGATGAGATCGCGACCCACAAGGCAGAGGTCGGCAAGCTCGGACTGACCGACCTGCGCGTGGAGTCGTGTGGGACCGATACTCTTGCGGTACCGACCACGATCATCCGCGGCCGACTTCGTAGTCCGTCGTCGCGTCGCCGATGA
- the trxA gene encoding thioredoxin, with translation MGANTVVVTDDTFKSEVLGSDKPVLVDFWATWCGPCKMVAPVLEEIAADNGDKLTIAKLDVDENPAVARDFKIMSIPTMILFQNGEPVKTIVGAKGKAALLRELDGVIGTPA, from the coding sequence ATGGGTGCAAACACAGTGGTCGTCACCGACGACACATTCAAGAGCGAGGTTCTCGGCTCCGACAAGCCGGTCCTGGTCGATTTCTGGGCCACCTGGTGCGGCCCGTGCAAGATGGTCGCCCCCGTCCTCGAGGAGATCGCAGCCGACAACGGTGACAAGCTCACCATCGCCAAGCTCGATGTCGACGAGAACCCAGCCGTCGCACGGGATTTCAAGATCATGTCGATTCCTACCATGATCCTGTTCCAGAACGGTGAGCCCGTGAAGACGATCGTCGGTGCCAAGGGCAAGGCCGCGCTGCTGCGCGAGCTCGACGGCGTCATCGGCACCCCTGCCTGA
- a CDS encoding ParB/RepB/Spo0J family partition protein, which produces MTQRKGGLGRGLAALIPTGPDEGPRLGNAAADVVLGESRTAPRPPADAGADAPEDSLTDVGAVYREIPPLEIQPNPQQPRTAFDEEALAELVHSIREFGLMQPIVVRRLPSPVGDVRYQLVMGERRWRASQEAGLTAIPTIVRETPDEDMLRDALLENIHRVQLNPLEEAAAYQQLLEEFGVTHDQLAVKLGRSRPVVTNMIRLLKLPIAVQRRVAAGVLSAGHARAILSLEAGSDAQEALAARIVAEGMSVRATEEAVTLANHDGPASDQPQARKRKPMQMPGLRDVAERLSDRLDTRVTVSMGKQKGKIVVEFATVQDLERIVELVAKNASV; this is translated from the coding sequence ATGACCCAGCGCAAAGGCGGCCTCGGCCGCGGACTCGCCGCCCTGATCCCGACCGGACCCGACGAGGGCCCGCGGTTGGGTAACGCTGCGGCCGATGTCGTCCTCGGTGAGTCGCGTACGGCGCCACGTCCTCCGGCCGATGCCGGCGCAGACGCTCCCGAGGACTCACTCACCGATGTCGGCGCGGTCTACCGCGAGATCCCTCCCCTGGAGATCCAGCCCAACCCGCAGCAGCCGCGGACGGCGTTCGACGAGGAGGCGCTCGCCGAACTGGTGCACTCGATCCGCGAGTTCGGGCTCATGCAGCCCATCGTGGTGCGACGGCTTCCCTCCCCCGTCGGTGACGTCCGCTACCAGCTCGTCATGGGTGAGCGCCGGTGGCGTGCCAGCCAGGAGGCCGGACTCACCGCGATCCCGACGATCGTCCGGGAGACGCCCGACGAGGACATGCTGCGCGACGCCCTTCTCGAGAACATCCACCGCGTCCAGCTCAATCCCCTGGAAGAGGCGGCGGCCTACCAGCAACTGCTCGAGGAGTTCGGTGTCACGCACGACCAACTGGCGGTGAAGTTGGGTCGCTCGCGGCCTGTCGTCACCAACATGATCCGCTTGCTGAAGCTCCCGATCGCGGTGCAGCGACGGGTCGCCGCGGGCGTATTGTCGGCCGGACACGCGCGCGCCATCCTCTCCCTCGAGGCGGGAAGCGACGCGCAGGAGGCACTTGCCGCACGGATCGTCGCGGAGGGCATGTCGGTACGGGCGACCGAAGAGGCGGTGACGCTGGCCAATCACGACGGCCCGGCGAGCGATCAACCGCAGGCGCGCAAGCGCAAACCCATGCAGATGCCCGGCCTCCGCGACGTCGCCGAGCGACTGTCCGACCGCCTCGACACCCGCGTGACGGTCTCGATGGGTAAGCAGAAGGGCAAAATTGTCGTCGAGTTCGCCACCGTGCAAGACCTCGAACGTATCGTGGAGCTCGTCGCCAAAAATGCTTCCGTGTAG
- a CDS encoding Jag family protein, translating to MTADTSDVDVAETEETTAATSDDAVEQTEAESTPSDADGASDSDDAEGGTDDRLVEEGEVAGDYLEQLLDVLDFDGDIDLDVDGDRAIVSIDGGEDLGKLVGKNGEVLDALQELTRLAVQQTTGDRSRLMLDVARWRADRRERLTILGGEVAQRVLDNGGREELEPMTPFERKIVHDAVAAVEGVISESEGVEPRRRVVVIKQ from the coding sequence ATGACGGCAGATACGAGCGACGTGGACGTCGCGGAGACCGAAGAGACCACGGCGGCGACATCCGATGATGCAGTCGAGCAGACCGAGGCGGAGAGCACGCCGTCGGACGCGGACGGTGCATCGGATTCCGACGACGCCGAGGGCGGTACGGATGATCGTCTGGTCGAGGAGGGCGAGGTCGCCGGCGATTACCTCGAGCAGTTGCTCGATGTCCTCGACTTCGACGGCGACATCGATCTCGACGTCGACGGCGACCGAGCGATCGTCAGCATCGACGGAGGCGAAGACCTGGGCAAGCTGGTCGGCAAAAACGGGGAGGTTCTGGACGCTCTCCAGGAACTGACCCGCCTCGCCGTGCAGCAGACGACCGGTGATCGCAGTCGGCTGATGCTCGATGTCGCCCGGTGGCGTGCGGACCGTCGCGAGCGGCTGACCATCCTCGGTGGGGAGGTCGCCCAGCGCGTCCTCGACAACGGCGGGCGAGAAGAACTCGAGCCGATGACGCCGTTCGAGCGGAAGATCGTGCACGACGCCGTCGCCGCTGTGGAGGGTGTCATCAGCGAGAGCGAGGGCGTGGAGCCCCGTCGGCGCGTGGTGGTCATCAAGCAGTAG